The following proteins are co-located in the Arctopsyche grandis isolate Sample6627 chromosome 3, ASM5162203v2, whole genome shotgun sequence genome:
- the LOC143923183 gene encoding putative fatty acyl-CoA reductase CG5065 produces the protein MTYKSENRVNSIKDFYADRSIFITGGTGFMGKVLVEKLLRSCPKIKNIYLLMRPKKGQDITSRLNELTSSPLFETIRRERPSELSKIVPILGDVTEPELGISQFDQAKIIQKVSIVFHSAATVKFDEKLKLSVSINMLGTKRLVELCLQMSKLEALVHVSTAYCNCDRAVVDEMVYPPPFEPDHIVNLVNWMGEDLLDEVTPSLIGSRPNTYTFTKALAEDMLLKECGNLPVTIVRPSIVLSSRHEPVDGWLDNLNGPTGIIAAAGKGFFRTMLCHGNKTADLVPVDTVINLMVVAAWRTATARSDGLTVYNCCTGQQKPIVWKDFVGLCFTYIRKHPFSDPVWWPGGNVRSSRLIHTVENSIYHQFPAVILDFFARVAGKPPIMQKIQDKLSKAATCLEYFATKEWKFRDDNVRRLCSYMSPTDQMKFDFDVKNIDWDSYLQSYILGIRRFIFKENPGSLPKARSQINRLHWLHCLAQVFLVLLAWRFVFMRSAHLRRLWTTSVQYLFNMARLIPLV, from the exons ATTTCTACGCCGACAGATCCATCTTTATTACTGGTGGTACGGGATTCATGGGAAAg gtactcgtaGAAAAATTGTTAAGATCTTGTCcaaagatcaaaaatatatatttgttaatgAGACCGAAGAAAGGGCAAGACATTACGTCCAGGCTCAACGAACTTACGAGCTCGCCG CTCTTTGAAACGATAAGAAGAGAGAGGCCTTCCGAGCTGAGTAAGATAGTTCCGATACTAGGTGACGTTACCGAACCGGAATTGGGCATATCGCAGTTCGATCAAGCCAAAATCATACAAAAG GTATCCATCGTCTTCCATTCTGCGGCAACAGTCAAGTTCGACGAAAAGCTCAAACTGTCCGTATCGATCAACATGCTCGGGACGAAGAGACTGGTAGAATTGTGTCTGCAGATGTCAAAATTAGAA GCACTAGTTCACGTGTCGACTGCTTATTGCAACTGCGACCGAGCCGTAGTAGACGAAATGGTTTATCCGCCACCGTTCGAGCCGGACCACATAGTCAACCTTGTAAATTGGATGGGAGAAGATTTGTTGGATGAAGTCACACCTAGCCTAATAG GAAGTAGACCAAACACTTACACTTTCACGAAAGCTTTAGCCGAAGATATGTTACTGAAAGAATGTGGAAATTTGCCAGTCACCATTGTGAGACCTTCGATAG TACTGTCATCAAGACACGAACCCGTCGATGGATGGCTAGATAATTTGAACGGACCAACCGGTATCATAGCCGCAGCCGGTAAAGGATTCTTCCGCACCATGTTGTGTCACGGAAACAAAACTGCCGATCTAGTACCTGTTGATACTGTTATTAATTTAATGGTCGTCGCCGCATGGAGAACCGCGACCGCTCG ATCCGACGGCTTGACTGTATATAACTGTTGTACCGGTCAACAGAAACCTATCGTCTGGAAGGACTTCGTCGGATTATGCTTCACATATATAAGAAAACATCCATTTA GCGATCCAGTCTGGTGGCCTGGTGGAAACGTTCGGTCTAGTAGATTAATTCACACTGTAGAAAACTCGATTTATCACCAATTCCCAGCGGTTATATTAGACTTTTTTGCTAGAGTAGCCGGAAAACCGCCAAT caTGCAAAAAATCCAAGATAAGCTGTCGAAAGCGGCGACGTGCTTAGAATACTTTGCGACCAAAGAGTGGAAGTTCAGAGACGACAACGTGCGTCGGTTATGCAGCTACATGTCGCCGACCGATCAGATGAAGTTCGACTTCGACGTGAAGAACATTGACTGGGACTCTTACCTTCAGAGCTACATATTGGGCATCAGAAGGTTTATCTTCAAAGAGAATCCCGGCTCTTTACCCAAAGCTAGAAGCCAAATTAACAG ATTACACTGGTTGCATTGTCTGGCGCAGGTCTTTTTGGTATTGTTGGCGTGGCGGTTTGTATTCATGAGATCGGCCCACTTGAGACGCTTGTGGACCACTTCCGTTCAGTACCTCTTCAATATGGCTAGATTAATTCCACTAGTTTGA
- the LOC143923142 gene encoding protein FAM200C-like → MIGQNQQEILSSVPLNNDTVSKRNDEMANDIEIQLCDELQSNEFSLQLDESTLRDNESLLLAYVRFVKNEEIIEEMLFSKLLNTDTKGSSVFETLENFFTEKNMPFNNVTDPLPVLLTEHQLWLVGIVVLYQG, encoded by the coding sequence atgatcGGACAAAACCAGCAAGAGATTCTTTCTTCAGTCCCATTGAACAATGACACGGTTTCAAAAAGAAATGATGAGATGGCAAATGATATCGAAATTCAATTATGTGATGAACTGCAATCTAACGAATTTTCATTACAATTGGATGAGAGTACTCTGCGTGATAATGAATCTCTACTACTTGCTTATGTACGATTTGTGAAGAATGAAGAAATTATCGAAGAaatgttattttcaaaattacttAATACTGACACGAAAGGTTCGTCAGTATTTGAAACGCTTGAAAATTTTTTCACTGAAAAAAATATGCCCTTTAATAATGTAACTGACCCTTTACCTGTGCTACTGACGGAGCACCAGCTATGGTTGGTCGGCATCGTGGTTTTATATCAAGGTTGA
- the LOC143910101 gene encoding putative fatty acyl-CoA reductase CG8306, whose product MSEIVEFYKGKNLFITGGTGFLGICLIEKILRTMPDIGKVYLLMRAKKNKEISERLKELSKNPIFEKLVEMNSQDVFQKLIPIAGEIGVENLGLSVEDKKILTDNVHIVIHSAATLDFQQNLRPTVTINLLGTRRVMELCKEMKKIQAMVHVSSAYVNAFKLACEEILYPAPKDAEKVINLATTLTDAALDALEKTLLEDHPNTYTFTKHLAEHEVANCASTIPCAIVRPSMITAAWKEPVPGWTNSKNGPQGFFMGAGKGVVRRLPIAKDIITDYIPVDIVVNQLLVAGFKAAEDKGPLAIYHCTSSTVNPFRWATVESKVNENLKSFPIKSAVWYPNLKFVSSVLMFKISALYAHFIPAFFLDLVTRIGGGRPILMRLHKNVSSSINRLERFIFTEWTFDSTKTKELNASLNDVDKGKFQLDIKMLEWEDYFTNMSRGVRRYLQNETMDTLPAARAKMNKLFILHLVTKALVLFGLWYISSCFMGSSMRQTGWTVPILYVLINLL is encoded by the exons ATGTCTGAAATAGTAGAATTCTACAAAGGAAAAAATCTGTTTATCACAGGAGGAACGGGATTCCTCGGAATATGtctaattgaaaaaatactaaGAACTATGCCTGATATCGGCAAAGTCTACTTATTGATGAGagccaaaaaaaataaagaaatatccGAACGCTTAAAAGAACTATCAAAGAATCCA atttttgaaaaattagtaGAGATGAACAGCCAAGACGTTTTCCAAAAGTTAATACCCATCGCCGGAGAGATCGGCGTAGAAAACTTAGGCTTGAGcgttgaagacaaaaaaattttaaccgacaATGTACACATCGTGATTCACTCGGCAGCCACGCTAGATTTCCAACAGAACTTAAGGCCGACCGTTACCATCAACTTGCTCGGAACTCGCCGAGTCATGGAGCTTTgcaaagaaatgaaaaaaatacag GCAATGGTTCACGTGTCCAGTGCGTACGTAAACGCTTTCAAACTAGCCTGCGAAGAAATCTTATACCCTGCTCCGAAAGATGCCGAAAAGGTCATAAACCTCGCTACCACACTCACCGATGCTGCTTTGGATGCATTGGAGAAAAC ACTACTCGAAGATCATCCCAACACGTACACGTTCACAAAGCACTTGGCCGAGCACGAAGTGGCGAATTGCGCTTCGACGATCCCGTGCGCTATCGTTCGACCTAGCATGA TCACTGCCGCTTGGAAAGAACCCGTACCGGGATGGACAAACTCCAAAAATGGACCCCAAGGATTTTTCATGGGTGCCGGCAAGGGCGTTGTCCGTCGTTTGCCCATCGCCAAAGACATCATCACCGATTACATACCTGTCGACATTGTCGTTAACCAACTACTCGTAGCTGGTTTTAAAGCGGCAGAAGACAA agGACCACTTGCGATCTACCATTGCACTTCTTCGACTGTTAATCCATTCCGATGGGCCACCGTTGAGTCCAAGGTCAACGAAAATTTGAAATCTTTTCCGATCAAAAGTGCCGTTTG gTATCCTAATTTGAAATTCGTCTCTTCAGTGCTCATGTTCAAGATATCAGCCTTATATGCTCACTTCATTCCGGCATTCTTCTTAGATCTCGTCACCAGGATTGGCGGCGGTAGACCAAT attAATGCGATTGCACAAAAACGTCAGTTCCTCAATCAATCGACTGGAACGTTTCATTTTCACCGAATGGACTTTTGATAGTACAAAAACGAAAGAGTTGAACGCGTCATTGAACGATGTAGATAAAGGCAAATTTCAACTGGATATTAAAATGCTTGAG TGGGAGGACTACTTCACGAATATGAGTAGAGGAGTTCGAAGATATCTTCAAAATGAGACTATGGACACGTTGCCGGCCGCTCGAGCCAAGATGAACAA ATTGTTCATTTTACATTTAGTTACAAAAGCGTTGGTTCTCTTTGGTTTGTGGTACATATCTTCATGCTTCATGGGAAGCAGCATGAGACAAACGGGCTGGACGGTGCCGATCTTATACGTTCTTatcaatttattgtaa
- the LOC143923146 gene encoding uncharacterized protein LOC143923146: protein MMESNKITTEEIEFDLNRSIDSNDRLHFFVKCFVNELEATLTYHYKILFGELKKVGEIEKVLGNVLGSGMKFLGVSGLDNLLKKVLSMPFEEYYKTKSYKYFEIVYNFHKYKSQGRSLFVRIAIEVFQSFELQFMEVTGERTYHEAMKNLATDAAQRFLNYTKADGESSSASEDLPAKRLEAQNVVFGKSKEEFFDKLKIEKRTLQIKSKNIPCLKRKKPGFEFLRGNEIWNTASLYEKSGIVKNDRDGIKLYARKQSKYDKYSFRRPFNEESWEQEYNISVKDANFKADYSLDCDHYKLQHAEILRKINVQDGAFVQRRSLELIEELYIILSDGLESVTNETRKHYEDAIEILHDEFRSIRNHFEEVNRNIKDVKNVVLDLEKTIKQSQTAEKKKVIFGLTNPVKYFTGRREHLENIHKTLTESKKTTIISNAVSIMGLGGVGKTELAVKYANDYIDYYDSIVFINSEKKENIERCFKSLAQKIDIPVTDEKTKGDPSSQQEINIQDIVQNIYRHFNDTKLLIIFDNVEDYCFIKDFIYRANSSGNKISTLITSRNRDWDVGGHGEIGLISLERFCEDEALDFVQNNLGKETEEDVKRLIKTLDSLPLAMKQAIGYIRQQIEKNSLRGLTKFTVKKYLELYEKENHLLLDRGHNLTDDVYNETVATTWMITIKMIEENAQCGNLALDIFHTLAYLSPEDIHVEELFSDLATDDETMWDAVKLLHKYSMIHLDKGIVHIHRLVQQVTQNHLKIAGEEEKVLRQALELLNGSNFEDHAVSVWEHSCQYSELIDDFYCISEYGRWKSPLELLSAYRNDCKAIERLYQSSNKDIRQAFILDSSKFDPLNIAAENGNINVVKFLFEKVENLGTCLLSTPRLRLAAINGHFEVVKFVQNKIKALQYDYEIGVNLLDEVSINGHINIIEILKPNDNEVHLFYATLMSAFLKGNYDVCKSMIESSPNILKYKFGDEDNSILHIIAGKGNIEIVESLLVCIDVNICNSRNETPAHFAAGAGNDDVLILLLKRGANYNAVNFFGKTLLHFAASACNVETLKMLIEKGLDCLEADKFKRFPIYYAVIGNNNSAVQFLIENGMEIENKTALLDKMFTVRLHKETISLLLELGADINTVDEYGYTSLSYASLYNGYDVVKTLLEAGADPDFCDFDSPQSALHLAASRNNLRIVKLLLKRGADPNILDKSGNTALHVAALYWGKLPVVEMLVRYGCDIRFVNKNGKTPLDLAALKRKEAICDYLKKRMDVAHFELRSIHFYSFVLIMIVIYNSLNKIVDVLCACFS from the coding sequence ATGAtggaatcaaataaaataactaccGAAGAGATTGAATTCGATTTAAACAGATCAATTGATTCAAATGATCGACTTCATTTCTTTGTTAAATGCTTCGTCAATGAGCTAGAAGCGACGTTGACTTATCATTACAAAATTCTATTCGGAGAGTTGAAAAAAGTTGGAGAAATTGAAAAAGTGCTCGGGAATGTTCTGGGATCTGGTATGAAATTCTTGGGAGTAAGTGGATTGGATAACTTGTTGAAAAAAGTATTGTCAATGCCTTTCGAAGAGTATTATAAGACCAAAAGCTACAAATACTTTGAAATTGTATACAACTTTCACAAATACAAATCGCAAGGAAGGAGTCTGTTCGTCAGAATTGCCATCGAAGTGTTTCAAAGCTTCGAATTACAATTCATGGAAGTGACGGGAGAGCGAACCTATCACGAAGCCATGAAAAACCTAGCGACAGATGCTGCTCAAAGATTTCTAAATTACACAAAAGCAGACGGCGAAAGTTCTTCCGCATCGGAAGATCTGCCGGCGAAGAGATTGGAAGCTCAAAATGTGGTGTTTGGAAAGTCGAAAGAAGAATTTTTCGACAAATTAAAGATCGAAAAGCGAACGCtccaaataaaatcaaaaaacattCCATGTCTAAAGCGCAAGAAGCCaggttttgaatttttacgCGGAAACGAAATCTGGAACACGGCTAGTTTATACGAAAAATCTGGTATAGTAAAAAATGATCGGGATGGAATCAAACTATACGcaagaaaacaatcaaaatatgACAAATATTCATTTCGCAGACCTTTCAATGAAGAAAGTTGGGAGCAAGAATACAATATTTCTGTAAAAGATGCCAATTTCAAGGCAGATTACTCTCTAGACTGCGACCATTATAAATTACAGCATGCAGagatattgcgaaagatcaacGTTCAAGATGGAGCTTTCGTTCAGAGGAGAAGCTTAGAATTGATCGAAGAACTGTATATAATTCTCAGTGATGGATTGGAATCAGTCACCAATGAGACGCGAAAACACTATGAAGACGCAATCGAAATTTTGCACGACGAATTCAGAAGCATTCGAAATCATTTCGAAGAAGTGAATCGGAACATCAAAGATGTAAAAAACGTAGTTTTGGATCTCGAGAAAACAATAAAGCAAAGCCAAACTGCCGAAAAGAAGAAAGTAATATTCGGATTGACGAATCCTGTTAAGTATTTTACAGGAAGACGAGAACATTTAGAAAACATCCACAAGACATTGACAGAAAGTAAAAAAACTACGATTATATCAAATGCAGTTTCTATTATGGGACTCGGCGGAGTCGGAAAGACAGAATTGGCTGTAAAATATGCCAACGATTACATCGATTACTATGACAGTATTGTTTTCATCAACTCTGAGAAGAAAGAGAACATCGAAAGGTGCTTCAAATCTTTGGCGCAAAAAATCGACATTCCAGTAACAGACGAAAAAACCAAAGGAGATCCATCTTCACAACAAGAAATCAACATTCAAGATATAGTTCAGAATATTTATAGACATTTCAACGATACGAAATTGTTGATCATATTCGATAATGTGGAAGATTACTGCTTCATAAAAGATTTCATATACAGagctaactcaagcggtaataaGATTTCAACTCTGATCACATCTCGAAATCGGGATTGGGACGTGGGTGGACATGGAGAAATCGGATTGATTTCATTGGAGAGATTCTGCGAAGACGAGGCGTTGGATTTCGTGCAGAATAATCTAGGAAAAGAAACCGAAGAAGACGTGAAAAGATTAATCAAAACCTTGGACAGCTTACCACTTGCTATGAAGCAAGCTATTGGATACATCCGGCAACAGATCGAAAAGAACAGCTTGAGAGGACTGACAAAGTTCACAGTCAAAAAGTATTTAGAGTTGTACGAAAAAGAAAATCATCTGTTGCTAGACAGAGGTCACAATTTGACGGATGACGTTTACAACGAGACCGTGGCGACGACTTGGATGATCACCATAAAGATGATCGAAGAGAACGCACAGTGTGGAAATTTGGCTTTGGATATTTTCCATACATTGGCATACCTTTCGCCGGAAGACATCCACGTCGAAGAGTTGTTCTCAGATTTGGCAACGGACGACGAGACCATGTGGGATGCTGTCAAGCTATTGCACAAGTACTCGATGATCCATTTGGACAAGGGTATCGTCCACATACATCGACTAGTCCAACAGGTGACTCAGAATCATTTGAAGATAGCAGGAGAGGAAGAGAAAGTTTTGAGACAGGCTCTAGAACTATTGAACGGATCTAATTTTGAAGATCATGCCGTATCCGTTTGGGAACACTCTTGCCAATATTCCGAACTGATTGatgatttttattgcatatcGGAATACGGCAGATGGAAAAGCCCTTTGGAACTACTATCCGCTTACAGAAACGACTGTAAAGCAATCGAACGCTTGTACCAAAGCTCAAACAAAGACATTCGCCAAGCTTTCATTCTAGATTCTTCCAAATTCGACCCATTGAATATAGCAGCTGAAAATGGAAACATAAATGTAGTCAAGTTTCTTTTCGAAAAAGTAGAAAATTTAGGCACTTGTTTACTAAGCACACCAAGATTGCGCCTAGCAGCGATCAATGGCCACTTTGAAGTCgtaaaatttgttcaaaataagATCAAAGCACTGCAGTATGATTATGAGATTGGAGTCAATCTGCTAGATGAGGTGTCTATAAATGGTCATATaaatatcattgaaattttgaaacCGAATGACAATGAAGTGCATTTATTTTATGCAACTTTGATGAGTGCTTTTTTAAAAGGAAACTACGATGTTTGTAAGTCGATGATTGAAAGTAGCCCAAAcatcttaaaatataaatttggagATGAAGACAATAGTATATTGCATATTATTGCTGGAAAGGGAAACATTGAAATCGTCGAAAGCCTCTTGGTCTGTATTGATGTGAATATTTGTAATAGTAGGAATGAAACACCAGCTCACTTCGCGGCAGGTGCTGGAAATGACGATGTGCTGATTTTATTGCTGAAGAGAGGAGCAAATTACAATGCGGTGAATTTTTTCGGAAAAACATTGCTTCACTTTGCAGCGTCTGCTTGCAATGTCGAAACACTGAAAATGCTCATTGAAAAAGGATTGGACTGTCTTGAAGCTGATAAGTTTAAAAGATTTCCGATATATTATGCTGTGATTGGAAATAATAACAGTGCTGTACAATTTCTGATAGAAAACGGTAtggagattgaaaataaaacagcACTTCTTGACAAAATGTTTACAGTGCGTCTCCACAAAGAGACAATCAGTCTTCTGCTCGAGTTAGGAGCAGATATTAATACAGTAGACGAGTATGGTTATACTTCGTTGTCGTATGCTTCGTTGTATAATGGATATGATGTTGTGAAAACTCTTTTGGAAGCTGGTGCTGATCCTGATTTTTGCGATTTTGACAGTCCCCAAAGTGCACTGCATTTGGCCGCGTCACGGAACAACTTGAGGATTGTCAAGTTGTTGTTGAAAAGAGGTGCTGATCCTAATATTTTGGATAAAAGTGGTAATACTGCTTTGCATGTGGCTGCTTTGTATTGGGGCAAGCTTCCAGTTGTGGAGATGCTTGTCCGATATGGATGCGATATTAGATTTGTTAACAAAAATGGAAAAACTCCACTTGATTTAGCCGCTTTGAAGAGAAAAGAAGCAATCTgtgattatttgaaaaaaagaaTGGACGTTGCTCATTTTGAATTACGTTCGATACATTTTTACTCATTTGTTTTAATAATGATAGTAATATACaatagtttaaataaaattgttgatgTATTATGTGCATGCTTTtcctaa